A single Eulemur rufifrons isolate Redbay chromosome 9, OSU_ERuf_1, whole genome shotgun sequence DNA region contains:
- the LOC138391680 gene encoding thyroid transcription factor 1-associated protein 26-like has protein sequence MVAYLQAFVGSVLEGQGFAFQRTPKIQQNYKKLQWRKKKAQTSQESQFKDRYPDHLKHLYLAEEEKLRKQLRKGDQALPEEQVDQPLSEEQHSIDQALSKDQHSFDLPQPEQQCSKTVKSLNSPKKKKKNTSNQKAQEEYEQVQAKHAAKKQEFERRKQEREEAQRCYKKKKMEVFKILNKKTKKGQPNLNL, from the coding sequence ATGGTGGCCTATTTGCAAGCCTTCGTGGGGAGCGTTCTTGAGGGACAAGGCTTTGCGTTTCAAAGGACACCAAAGATTCAGCAAAATTACAAGAAATTGCAATGGAGGAAAAAGAAGGCTCAAACATCACAGGAATCCCAGTTCAAAGATCGATACCCAGATCATCTGAAACATCTCTATTTAGCTGAAGAGGAAAAACTCAGGAAGCAACTAAGAAAAGGTGACCAGGCTTTGCCAGAAGAGCAGGTTGACCAGCCTTTGTCAGAAGAACAGCATAGCATTGACCAGGCTTTGTCCAAAGATCAGCATAGCTTTGACCTGCCTCAGCCAGAACAACAGTGTAGCAAGACAGTAAAGTCCTTAAATagtccaaagaaaaagaaaaagaacacatcaAATCAAAAAGCACAAGAAGAATATGAACAGGTACAAGCCAAGCATGCTGCTAAGAAACAAGAATTTGAGAGGAGAAAACAAGAGAGGGAAGAAGCTCAAAGGTgctacaaaaagaagaaaatggaagtgttcaaaatattgaataaaaagactaaaaaggGCCAACCAAACTTGAATTTATAG